The window ACGGGCCCGGATCGTGCTGGCCGTGGATGTCAGCAACTGGCTCCGCCCGGACGCCCCGACCAGCGACGACCGGCTGTTCTGCTACGTATACGGGCGCGGAGACCGCAAGACGGATCAAGGTGTAAGGCTGCTTCAGCGACGTGGTGCCGTGGTCGCGTTTCATGATTCGGTAGACGACGTTGGACAGCCGTCGTTTCAGAACTCTGCGGGCCGCCGCGGGCGTCTCCCCTTCCGCGTTCTTGCACAGGTAGTGCTCCTGCCCGCGCCCGCTGTCGCAGATCTGGCAGACGGCGATGATGTGCAGGACCGAATTCAGCGCGCGGTTCCGCCGGTGTTGCGCCGTTGGCGGACATTGTCGCCGCTGGAGGCGTCCAGGGGTGCGCTGCCTGTGTAGCTGGCGAAGTGGTGCTTGGTGGGGAAGCGGCTGACGTCGCCGACGTGCCCGATGACCTTGGCTGCCAGCACGGTGCCCAGGCCCGGCAGGGTCGGAGCCGATGCCGGGTCACGGCGAGCGCCTCTCGCATCTCAGCCTCGTTGTCCTTGACTTGGCGGTCCAGGCGGTCCAGGCGGCGCAGGTCGGCCAGCAGGTCACGGGCGATGTCGCGGCGGCACGCGTCGGTGGCGGTCACCGGCGGACCCTCTTCATGGTGGCAGCGGCCTTGTCGGCCGACAGCCCGGCCGGGACTCCGCCGGGCAGGAGGTCGCGCAGGACGGCGTGGAGTCGGTTGAGGACGAGGGTGCGTTCGTGGACCAGGTCGTCGTGCCGTTCGGTCAGCAGCCGCAGGATCGTGGTCTGGTCCTCAGGCTCACGGGCTGCAAGTCCTGGCGGAACAGGGCGACTTGGGCAACGCGGCGGGCGTCGTTGGCGTCGGTCTTGCGATCGCCGCCGGTGGCCAGCAGCCGGGCACGGGCCGACAGGGTGGAGGGCACGTCCACCACGTTCTCGCCCGCGGCGGCCAGCTGCTGGGCGAGCGTGCGGCCCAGGCCGCGGGCGTCTTCGACGGCGAAGCGGCTCTCGGGCCACTGCTCGCACCTGCGCATCACCTGGTTGAAGGTGCCCGCGTTGACGGCGAACCGGCGCTGGGCCACCTGATGGCCCGCAGCATCGACAGCGACGGCAGTGTGGGACGACTTGTGGGGATCAACATCGATCAGGATCACAGGCTGGCCTCGCGCTCGATCGGACAGCGGACGGAGTGCGGTGGGCATCCTGACTTGAGGTCACCGTGTCACCGTCATGCCTCTGTCGAACCACACCGCGTGGGTGCCGGCCGGCGGCGGCACGCTATCAGTGAGCCAGCCCGAGGGCGGCAACGAGCACGGCGGGCCCGTGCCGGCCGGTTACTCGCGGCCGGGAGTACGCGGATGTTCCATGCGGGAGAGCCAGGTGGTGAGCAGCGTTTCGAGTGCCTCGGCCTCGGTGGGCGTCAGCAGATCCAGCAGGTGTCGTTCGTTGCGCATGTGGTCGGCGAACGCCCGGTCGATCAGTTCGCGTCCGGGTCTGGTGAGGGCGACGATCCGGCCGCGCTGGTCGTCGTCGGAACGGCGGCGGGTGACGAGCCCGGCTCGCTCCAGGCGGTCGATTCTCTTCGTCATCGCGCCGGTGGTGACCATGGTGTGCGCAGCAAGCTCGCCGGGTGCCCGCTCATAGGGCTCCCCGGCGCGGCGCAGGGCGCACAGGACGTCGAACTCTCCCTCGCTGAGGCCGTAGCGGCCGTAGACGAGGCAGAGTTCCTCGGTAAGCCGGTCGGCCAGACGGTGCAGTCGGCCGATCACTCCTTGCGGGGTGATATCGACGTCGGGACGCTCGCGGCGCCAATCGGCCTGGATGCGGGCCACGCGGTCCAGCGGTTCACCATGCTCCATGTACCCATGGTAGCTTCCCGGGAAGTTATATTGGCTTCCATGGAAGCTAATCTGCGTTGGGTGGCACTGACCGCAGTCGCGCCGGTGGCCTGGGGGACCAACTACTTCGTCACCCACGAGTTCCTGCCGGCCGACCGCCCGCTGTACGGGGCCGCCCTGCGGGCCTTGCCCGCCGGCCTCGTCCTGCTGGCCTTGCGCAGGCAGCTGCCCCGCGGCGCGTGGTGGTGGCGGTCCGCAGTGCTCGGACTGCTCAACATGAGCGTGTTCTTCGTCCTCGTCTACGCCGCCTCCCAACTGCTTCCGACGAGCGTCGCCTCGACCGTCATGGCGGTGTCGCCGCTGACGATGATGCTCATCGCCTGGCCCCTGGTGTCCGAGCGGCCCCGGATCGCCCACCTGGCCGGCGCCGCAATCGGGCTCGGCGGGGTCTGTCTCATGCTGCTCACCGGCGTGGAAGGAGCAAGCATGCCGGGAGTCCTCGCCTCGGCCGCCGCCATGCTGGTGTCATCCTTCGGACACATCCTGGCCAAACGGTGGAGCGCCGCCACCGATGTGCTCGCCGCGACCGCCTGGCAACTCACCGCCGGAGGCCTGTTCCTGCTCCCGGTCGCCGCAGCCGTGGAGGGCCCTCCGCCCGCATTCTCCACGCCGTCGCTCCTCGCGTTCGGCTACGTCTCCCTGGTCGCCACCGCGCTGGCCTTCGCCGTCTGGTTCGCCGGGCTACAGCACCTGCCCGCGGGAACAGTCGGACTGCTGGGACTGCTCAACCCCCTTACAGGCGCGCTGCTCGGCACAGCGTTCGCCAAAGAGGTGCTGACCGTTCACCAACTGTGCGGACTGTTCCTGGTCCTGGCCGGAGTCGTCCTGGGCCAACCCAAGCGCACCGGCCGACGCGATAACAGTCAGGCGCCTCTCCATCCGGTATCCGACGAGCGTCCCGCGCAAGCGCCCTCCATACGCAAACCTCGTGAGGAGCGGAGATGTGGACAGGGCGCCGGCCCGGATATGTACGAGGACGAGTGAAGTCCCGCCATCGCACCACACGCCGCTGAAATCACGGACAGTGATTTCCTCACGGAACTTGCGCCACCCCCAACCTGGTTCTGGATCACTTTCGGTCTCGGTGCCACGGAGGGTCACCACCACCGCGATCATGAACGCGCTCGGGCCGTCAGAAAGACTCGTTTGCGGAGCAGGTCGAAGTTGGTACGGCCGAGCATCTGCCGCTTCAGCATCTTGAACTTGCTGTTGTGCCCCTCGACGGCGCCGGAGCTGTAGTGCACGCTGAGCCCGGCGACGACGGCGTCGAGGTCCTGCCCGAGACCGGTGACGCAGCCGAGCAGGGCCGGCAGGTCGTCTTTTTGGACACGGTCGATCCATTGCCCGAGTTGCGCGCCCGGGCGGTTGTTCATCAACTCGGCCAAGGCCCACAGGTGTTGACTGGTCCGCTCAAGTGCGGGGCAGCGGGAGAGAATTGACTTGAGCTGTTGAACTTGGTCGTCGTCGAGGCGGTCGGGGCGGCGTGTAAGCCAGCCGGTCACCTCTCGCACGGACGGGCTTCGGCGGGGCGGACCGTCGTGGGGAAAGGCTTCGCGGAGCTGGTTGCACGTACCTGCGCACGACACCTACGCCGCCCGCGTATCCGCACTCACGCAGCTCCTCGAACAGGCGGGCAACTATGCAGCCCTCGGCCCACCGCTGGTGCGGATAGGGCTTGAACGGATCGAGGATGCTGGGCAGGCCGGTCCACCGCCCGACCAGCAGGTCGTCCGCAGTGGCCACGGCAAACAGGTCGGCACGCTCACCAGCGTCTCCTCTGCCACCTCCACCGAGGCGAGGGTCAGCGGCCCGGACCTGACGCAACCTCAACGGGACGATCGCGGCGGACAACGCCATGGACCAGTTGGGCGGGCGGCATCACGCCCGCCCTGTTGGCCGGGGCGGGCCAGGGAGAGGCTGCGTTGTCTGCAGGAAGCTGGAGCGCGCCCAGGCTGCCAGATCTTCGGTGGAATACCTTGCGGCAAGGTCATTCAGTCCTGCAACGAAGCGCGTTTGATCCACAGTGATGTGCTCGCACATCACCGCCCACCACACCGCGTGGGCGGCCAGCATGCTCCGCGTCAGCTCCCGATCGAGTAGGCCACTTCGGTCGGCTTCCGCGATCCGCTCGAACGCCCACAGGACCGAGTAGAGGTCACGCAGCGGCGTCTCCCCCGGTGATGCCTGCATGTCCTGCGGGTAGATCGAGAAGTCGGCACCGCCCCGGACGTGCATGTACTGCTCCCCCACCAGTTCCTGCCAGCACGGTTGCCATGCGACGGCCTCGCCGCCGGCTGCCTTGGCGGTGCGCCACATATGCCTGGACAGCCGGCCCCGTGCGTTGCCGATCTCGCCAGTCGTGAGTACTTCATGCAGCACGATGGTCCGCTCGATCGCGCTCATTCTGCGCTGCGCCCGAAGCTGGACCAAGCCGACTCCCACGGCTGTCGCAATAGCGGCGATCGTACCCAAAGAGCCAACCCACGCAGCCCACTCAGCACCGCTCATAGAGCCCCCCACGGGATCGCCGCGCACTGCTCGGCCTGGGATCTGCCGTCTAGTCCCTCGGCCGCATGGGGCATACCCAACTTCCCCGGGCCCGACGAGACCATCGACGGCCCGATGTGGCGCTGCGACACGATCGTCGTGGACAACTGAAACCTGGCGACCGCTCCGGGGCCAGAGCTCCAGCCGCCGCATCGGCACCATCGTCCAGGCCGTACACGCCCTCCTGACCTGCACGCATTCAGGACAGAAGAGGTTCAGTGCTCACAAAGGGAGAACTCTCGTTCGTAGAGCTGCTCGTTGTGTTCGTCGACGAAGAACTTGCGTTCCTGCATGAGTTGTTCACGGTAGTTCTTGGCCTGCTCCAGGGTCATGGTCGAGGTGTCGGACCATGGCTGTTGCGGTGGCACATCGGAGGTCGAGACGATCCTTTCCGACGGGTCGACCAGGAAGAACGCGAGAATTTTGCGATATCCCGGGCGGGTGGGTTCCGTCAGGCGGAATGAGCCGACGCGGTGTTGCAGGATGTTCGGGAACGCCAGGCAGCGGCCCGCCGGCGTCGATACCGATCCCAGCACCTGGTTCAGGGCGTCTTCGTCCTCCAGGCCGTAGACCTCACGCAGACCGTTGTCGTCGTTCTGTTCATAGCTCGGGTCGTCGAGTGCCGCCCGGAAACTCAGCCGGCTTTCGGTGATGTTGTCGCTGTCCCAGTAGTAGATGCCGGTCGAGACGATCCGCTCGTTCATCATCCCCTCGACATGCCAGGAACCGCCGGAGTACTCGGGCTTGTCCGGGGTGAGATGAATGGTGGCGAGCTTGACGATGACTTGGAGACGGCGGCCGCGAAGGTCGACTCGGGCGGAGTCATCGGGCACCTCGGGCGGGGTGAAGGCCGGGGCGTCCGGGATCACCGGGCGGCGGTTTTCCCACCAATCGTCCTGAGCCTGCTCCCATGCATGAAGGGCTTCCTTGTAGGCCTCATTGTCACTGTAGGAAGATTTGTCCGGATACTCCGGCTCCGAGTCGTACCACCCGTAAGGATCGGCCTCGATCCGCAGGGGGCGCGGATGGCGCAGATCGGTGAGCACGTTCTCCAGCAGCGGGCGCAGGCGCCCGAACAAGTCCGGTAGGACGGAGGCCAGTTCGCGATGGGTATCGGGGTGGACGTTGTTGACGTATGAGTGGAAGGCGACATCGCCGTCGTCACTGACGTCGACGTCCGTGGGCAGCCACTGGAACTTCTCCGAGAATTCGTACCGCGAATAGCGGTCCGTCGGGTTCTGCCACGCTCGCTCGGGCGCGCCGCTCACCTCGCGCACCAGGCAGAACAGTGAGGGATGAACCAGATCCAGTACCTGGCCGTCGGATCCGGGATGCCAGTCCTGTTCTGCTTCGGGGACCTGTTCCAGAACCCGAACCGCCTCGCGGAGCCGGGATCTGAGCTCGTCGTCGACCAGGGTGTCCGACTGCCACACCCCGTCGACGGCGGACACCTCGACACCGGTTTGTCCGTCCCGCAGTGCGGCGTAATGCGCGAGTTCGGCAAGCACGTAGCGAACCTGCGCTTCGGTGAGGCCCTGGGCGACCGCTTCTTGCGTCCACCTGGCGACGATGTCGGCGTCGTTCATCTTGTCGAACCACCCCGGCTTCGCCCGAATGTGTGCGCTGCACTGCATCATCTGAAGTTCCCGCAGCGTTCGGGGTGTCGCGAATGATATGGAACGGGAAGCATGAAAGGGCAGCGGGAAAGCAGACAGGCCAGTCAATTCTCTTGGTCCTCCCAGTCGATGTGCGGCGGCGGGAAGGATACTTCAGCTCACTGACAGCGCAGCCGTGGTCCCTGTCATCGCCGGTCCGGGAGCCAGAGCTTCGACGTCCTCGCGTGAGGTACGGTTCGTGCTCATCCGAGGCCGAGGAGCGCGAGGGGGTACGAGCGTTGCGGCGCAGGCCGGCCATCACAGTGTCCTGGCAGGTGATGTGAGGGCGGCGCAATTGAATTTCCCACGCGGCCTAACCGTTCGGAAACCGCCCGGCGCCGCGGTCGGACTAGCTTCGTGACGTATGAAGGTGTGGGAGCCGTTACGGCAGCTGCTCGGCAGGCCAGGCGCAATCGGCATGGGTATTTCGGGCAAGGTCAGCTCAGAGCTCCGCCGCGGTGGCCGCAGCGCTCCCGGCCGTCGGCCGATGCCTGGTTGGCGCAGCATCAAAGGCCGTGTGACGGTGGTTATTGCGATCCCGATCTGTCTGCTGCTGACTGTGGCCGGTTACGCCGTGCACGGCCGCGCCGAGGCGCTCGGCGACGCCCGGACGACTCGTGCCGAGGTTGGCCTCAGCCTGCGCGTCCAGGCCTTGGTGCATCAACTGCAACGTGAACGTGGCCTGACCAATGGCCTGTTGGGTGGTGAGGAGGAGTTCCGCGCCCCGCTCACCGCTGTGCGCAAGCGCGTTGACGCGGCACTTCACGACATGCGCCGGGAGGATGCCGTCCAGGGGGTCATCCAGCAAAAATTGCAGCGCCTCGCTGACATCCGCGCCGCTGCCGACGCGGACACAGCCGCCCCGGCCGCGACCCTCACCTACTACACCGCCGCCGTCGAGGCTCTCAACGCCGTCGATCCGGTGGCGGAGACCGCCACGGGCTCCGACCGCCAACTGCGCAACGGGCTGGCAGCGTTGCGGGAGCTGGCTGCAGCCAAGGAATCCGTCGCTCTCGAACGCGGCTACCTCAACGGCGTGTTCGCCGCAGGCGCCTTCCGCAACGGCGAGTACCTCACCTTCACCGAGGTACGCGCCACACGCGAAGCCGCCCTCGCCCGCTTCCGGCAGGTCGCCACAGAACCCCAGCGCGCGACGCTGAAGAACGCTTTCGGAACCGAGAGCGCCGAACGCGCCGCCGCCTACGAGAACCGAGCGGAAGACGCCGCCGACGGCTCCGCGCTGTCTGCCGACCCCGGCACCTGGTGGGACGCCATGACCGTGCTCGTCGATGATCTGCACGCCGCCCAGCAGTCGGTGGGGGACGACGTACGAGACCGCGCCGAACAGCTGAGGCACAACGCCGAGAAGGAACTCGCCGCCTATCTCGTCGCGGGAATGCTCATGTCCGCCCTCGTCGCCGGCCTCGCCGCCTTCGCCTCCCGATCCCTCACCCGCCCGCTCGGCGCCCTCGCCGAGGCCGCACATCACGTAGCACGACATCGGCTGCCCGCAACCGTCGCCCGTATCCAGCGCTCGCCGCAGGACCACGTGGAACTCCTCCCGTCGGCGGACGCGCCGGACCATCCCGATTCGCGACTGCTGGGCGGCGCGGCGGAGATCGCCGAGGTCGCGGCATCCCTCCACCAGGTGGAGCACACTGCCCTCCACCTGGCCGCTCAGCAGGCCGGCCTGCGGCGCAACACCACCGAATCACTCGCCAATCTCGGCCGCCGCAATCAGAACCTCGTGCGTCGTCAGCTCAGCCTCATCACCCGGCTGGAACGGCAGGAACTCGACCCGGACGCCCTCGCCGAGCTCTTCGAACTCGACCACCTCGCCACCCGTATGCGGCGCAATGCCGAAAGCCTGCTGGTCCTCGCCGGGCAGAATCCCCCGCGGCCCACGGCAGCACCGGCCAATGGCCTGGAGGTCGTCCAGTCCGCTGTCGCCGAAGTGGAGCAGTACCGGCGGGTCCTGATCGCGACCGTCGAGCCGGTACAGGTGCGCGGGCACGCAGTCGCCGATGTCGCCCACCTCCTTGCCGAGCTCATCGAGAACGGGCTGACCTTCTCGCCACCGACCGAACCGGTCGAGGTGCACGGCTGGTACGACAGTGAGGACGACATGTACTGCTTCGCTGTCGTCGACCACGGAATCGGCATGTCCGAGGCCGACCGGGCACATGCCAACGCCCGCCTCTCCGACTCCGGCGAGGAAGCCTTCCTCGCCGCGCCCACCCGGTTTCTCGGCCTCCTCGTCGTCGGCCGGCTCACCCACCGCCTCGGTGAAGGCACCCAAGTCCACCTCTTCGACACCACTGGCGGCGGCCTGTCCGCACTCCTCGCCCTCCCCAAGCGCCTCCTCGCACCCGTGGAGGACGTCTCTTCCCCATCCCCGCCCGCCAGGCCCGCTGTCGCCTCCCTGCTCAACGGGTTCCGAGCAGGTGTCGCCCGTGCGGAAGCCGGCACCACACAAGGAGCGTCATCGTGACCACCACCGTCCAGAGTTTCGGCTGGCTCATCTCGGACTTCGTACGCACCGCAGACGGTGTCACCGACGCCGTCGCCGTCTCCTCCGACGGCTTGCTCATGGCCGCCTCGGACAGCCTCGGCCGAGATCGCGCCGACCACCTCGCCGCGGTTGTCTCCGGCATCACCAGCCTCGCCCAGAACGCGGCGACGGCCCACGGGTTCCACGGCATGAAGCTCGTCATGATCGAAATGCTCGGTGGCTTCCTCATGGTCGGTCGCATCCGCGACGGCAGCTGCCTCGGCGTCCTCGCCGCCGAAGGGTGCGACGTCGGCCTGGTGGGCTACGAGATGGCCGTCCTCGCCGACCGCGCCGGCCAACTGCTCACCCCGCAGTTGGTACGCGAACTCCACTCCGCGCCGGTGGCCGCGGGATAGCCGCGAAGCGCTGCACTGACTGCATGTCAGAACCAATGCGCGTCACGCTGTGTACAGGCCTTGGCGGCACGCGCGAGGTGATCTCCTCCGGTGGCCTCGTTCAGGCCCGTTCCGTCCCCGTCCCTACGGTGAGCGCGGCACCGACCATGGTCGGCCTTCAGATGCAGCTGGGTCAGGTCGCGGGCTTGCCAGGGCTTGCCATGACCAACATCGTGCTGGCAGGCCGGCGCGGCGCTCAAAGACGCCGTCCTCAGGGCGTCGGACAGGTCGCTGGGGCAGGGGCGTACGGAGCCATGTTTCCGAAGTAGGCCGCTGTCGGCGGGCGCGGCGGCGGGCAAATGCGGCAGCCCGGTGCTTGCCGTCCGGATACGTCGTCGCGGTCAACTGCGCCGGTGGCGCCGCCAGTACCAAAGCGCGCCGACCGCGGTGGACGCCGCGGCCAGGACGATACCGAGCACCGGCCATCGGCTGTCAGCGAGGCGCAGGCCCGTCAGGAAGGTCACGGCGGTCAGGGCGAGCGGCACGAGGAGGGAGAGGAGCGCGCGGACCGCAGCCGCCGCGACACCCGGTTCGAAGCGGGAGATCCGGGGGTGGGAGGCGGCTGCGGTGTCGGCGAAGTAGTAGTCGAGGACACGCTCTGCCAGGCGGGCGTCAGCGCGCTGGTAGGCCGCCGCCATGTACGGGAGCCAGACCAGCGGGGCGACCAGTCCGACCAGGAAGACCACGACCAGGAGCAGCCACCGCCAGGCCTGGACGGCGACCCGGCGTACGCGCCGGCCCGCGGCCTGACTCTCACCCCCCGGCGTGAGCAAGCCGAGGAGGTAAGCCATGCGCACGGTGACAGCCCACACGCTCACCCATCGCCTGAATCGGGTGGGTGCGCCGGGGGTGCGTCCCCTCCGAGCGAGCGCCTCCTGCGCCTGCCGGATGTCCTCGTACACGCCCTGCAGGACAAGGAGTTCCCCGGCGCGGGCGCCCGCCGTGGGGTCGCGGCCGCTGAGGGCAGCCAGCTCCAGGATTGTGCGTACCTGACGCAGCAGCGCCGCACAGAACGCGACGGGAATGAGCACGAGGAACGGGCCGCCCACCACAGATCCCTGCGACACCACGGCCCGCCGGCCCCGAGCAACCACGAGGGCCCGCAGCTCCGCCTCGGAGGCGTTCGGATGATCCCGCCGAAGCCCGGCGACAGCCTCGGGCACGCCCGCACCGACACGGCGGACAGCGAAATCGGCGAGAACCTCGGGCAGGAACCCGGGATCCCTGACGGCCGACGCCAGCAGCGAGCGTTCCGGCGAGAGAGCCCTACCGGAACCCCCAGCATGTGGACCCTCCACGCGCGACACAGGACGTATCTATCACAAATTGTAAAAATTCATTACTCTCAATAGCATATTGTCATCCTGATCTTGGCGTGGCGGACTTCGACAGCACCAACCTGCAGCGGCAGCAGAAGCCGGTGAACAAGGGCGCGCTGGGCCGGGGCTGCGGCCTCAGGCCGGCCTCCATCAGTGCCCGACCTCGAACGGCCTGCTCCGCACGCAGCACGACCAGGACAACGCCTGCTCGCCGCTGGCCGCGCGATGGCCGCTGACGGCCCCCACGAACCGAACACGGTAAG of the Streptomyces sp. NBC_00287 genome contains:
- a CDS encoding roadblock/LC7 domain-containing protein codes for the protein MTTTVQSFGWLISDFVRTADGVTDAVAVSSDGLLMAASDSLGRDRADHLAAVVSGITSLAQNAATAHGFHGMKLVMIEMLGGFLMVGRIRDGSCLGVLAAEGCDVGLVGYEMAVLADRAGQLLTPQLVRELHSAPVAAG
- a CDS encoding sensor histidine kinase codes for the protein MTVVIAIPICLLLTVAGYAVHGRAEALGDARTTRAEVGLSLRVQALVHQLQRERGLTNGLLGGEEEFRAPLTAVRKRVDAALHDMRREDAVQGVIQQKLQRLADIRAAADADTAAPAATLTYYTAAVEALNAVDPVAETATGSDRQLRNGLAALRELAAAKESVALERGYLNGVFAAGAFRNGEYLTFTEVRATREAALARFRQVATEPQRATLKNAFGTESAERAAAYENRAEDAADGSALSADPGTWWDAMTVLVDDLHAAQQSVGDDVRDRAEQLRHNAEKELAAYLVAGMLMSALVAGLAAFASRSLTRPLGALAEAAHHVARHRLPATVARIQRSPQDHVELLPSADAPDHPDSRLLGGAAEIAEVAASLHQVEHTALHLAAQQAGLRRNTTESLANLGRRNQNLVRRQLSLITRLERQELDPDALAELFELDHLATRMRRNAESLLVLAGQNPPRPTAAPANGLEVVQSAVAEVEQYRRVLIATVEPVQVRGHAVADVAHLLAELIENGLTFSPPTEPVEVHGWYDSEDDMYCFAVVDHGIGMSEADRAHANARLSDSGEEAFLAAPTRFLGLLVVGRLTHRLGEGTQVHLFDTTGGGLSALLALPKRLLAPVEDVSSPSPPARPAVASLLNGFRAGVARAEAGTTQGASS
- a CDS encoding transposase — encoded protein: MREVTGWLTRRPDRLDDDQVQQLKSILSRCPALERTSQHLWALAELMNNRPGAQLGQWIDRVQKDDLPALLGCVTGLGQDLDAVVAGLSVHYSSGAVEGHNSKFKMLKRQMLGRTNFDLLRKRVFLTARARS
- a CDS encoding IS110 family transposase, with amino-acid sequence MILIDVDPHKSSHTAVAVDAAGHQVAQRRFAVNAGTFNQVMRRCEQWPESRFAVEDARGLGRTLAQQLAAAGENVVDVPSTLSARARLLATGGDRKTDANDARRVAQVALFRQDLQPVSLRTRPRSCGC
- a CDS encoding MarR family winged helix-turn-helix transcriptional regulator, giving the protein MEHGEPLDRVARIQADWRRERPDVDITPQGVIGRLHRLADRLTEELCLVYGRYGLSEGEFDVLCALRRAGEPYERAPGELAAHTMVTTGAMTKRIDRLERAGLVTRRRSDDDQRGRIVALTRPGRELIDRAFADHMRNERHLLDLLTPTEAEALETLLTTWLSRMEHPRTPGRE
- a CDS encoding DUF4246 domain-containing protein — encoded protein: MTGLSAFPLPFHASRSISFATPRTLRELQMMQCSAHIRAKPGWFDKMNDADIVARWTQEAVAQGLTEAQVRYVLAELAHYAALRDGQTGVEVSAVDGVWQSDTLVDDELRSRLREAVRVLEQVPEAEQDWHPGSDGQVLDLVHPSLFCLVREVSGAPERAWQNPTDRYSRYEFSEKFQWLPTDVDVSDDGDVAFHSYVNNVHPDTHRELASVLPDLFGRLRPLLENVLTDLRHPRPLRIEADPYGWYDSEPEYPDKSSYSDNEAYKEALHAWEQAQDDWWENRRPVIPDAPAFTPPEVPDDSARVDLRGRRLQVIVKLATIHLTPDKPEYSGGSWHVEGMMNERIVSTGIYYWDSDNITESRLSFRAALDDPSYEQNDDNGLREVYGLEDEDALNQVLGSVSTPAGRCLAFPNILQHRVGSFRLTEPTRPGYRKILAFFLVDPSERIVSTSDVPPQQPWSDTSTMTLEQAKNYREQLMQERKFFVDEHNEQLYEREFSLCEH
- a CDS encoding DMT family transporter; its protein translation is MRWVALTAVAPVAWGTNYFVTHEFLPADRPLYGAALRALPAGLVLLALRRQLPRGAWWWRSAVLGLLNMSVFFVLVYAASQLLPTSVASTVMAVSPLTMMLIAWPLVSERPRIAHLAGAAIGLGGVCLMLLTGVEGASMPGVLASAAAMLVSSFGHILAKRWSAATDVLAATAWQLTAGGLFLLPVAAAVEGPPPAFSTPSLLAFGYVSLVATALAFAVWFAGLQHLPAGTVGLLGLLNPLTGALLGTAFAKEVLTVHQLCGLFLVLAGVVLGQPKRTGRRDNSQAPLHPVSDERPAQAPSIRKPREERRCGQGAGPDMYEDE
- a CDS encoding transposase, producing MLAAKVIGHVGDVSRFPTKHHFASYTGSAPLDASSGDNVRQRRNTGGTAR